The DNA segment TCGTGGAGAGCGGCGAGCCCGGGGTCCTCGCCGGTGTAGACGGTGGCGGCGGGCACGGCCAGCGTGCCCGCGTGGGCCTCGAACACCGCCCGGGAGCCGCTGTAGAAGACGTAGGCGCCGGAGCCCGGCACGCCGACCATGGGCGGAACCGCCATGACACCGCCGTCCAGGAAGCGCGCGCCGCGCTCCTCGGCCCACCGCGCGCGGGACCGGGCCTCCTCCGGGGTGCCGGTGGTCAGGTCGACCAGATCCTTGCCGGACAGGTCGGCGTCGGCGAGGGCCTCGCCGACCGAGGCGTGGTCGAGCAGGCAGACGACCACGAGATCGCTCGCCGCCACGGCCTCGGCGGCGGTAGCGGCGGCACGGGCGCCCTCCAGGGCCTCGGCCCTTTCCGGCGTGCGGTTCCAGACGGTCAGAGGATGCCCGGCGGCGAGCCAGGCGCGGGCGAGCGCGCCGCCCATCGCGCCCAGCCCGAGGAGGGACAGCGGAGACTTCTCAGCGTTGTGGGTCATGCCGATTAGGCTGGTCACGAGCCCCGAGCCGATCAAGTACGCACTTTCGAGTGGGTGCTTACCCCGGGGTGAGCGAGCAGCCAGGAGGGGGTGGGGCATGCGGACCGCACGGCGTCCCGGCGCGTCCGGATGCGGGATCGACGCCGCGATGGAGGTGATCGGCGGGAAGTGGAAGAGCTCGATCCTCTGGGCGCTGAACGAGCGCGCGTGCCGTTTCGGCGAGCTGCGCAGGATGCTCCCCGGCGTGACCGAGAAGGTGCTCGCCTCGCACCTGCGGGAGATGGAGACCGACGGCATCGTGCACCGCGAGGTGTACGACGAGGTGCCGCCGCGCGTCGAATACTCCCTGACCCCGCTCGGCGTCACGCTGAACGAGGCACTGGCGCCGCTCGGCGAGTGGGGACGGGAGCACCTGCTCGGCGGACGGGCCGATCACCACGTCGACGCCACCGGAGACCGGGTCTCCGGATGAGCCCCACCGCCCCGAGGTGAGGTGTCACGGCCGGACCGCCCGGGTGGGAACGCCGCCCCGCGATCCCTGACGCGCGCATGCGCGGGCACGGTCGGTGCTCGCGGCGCGAGGGCCGGTCGTGGGGGTGCACCCCGCGGTGCGGAGCGCGTTCCTGGGATCGTCCCGTGCTGTCGGAGCGCGCCTCCTGAGGCGGCATGCGCCGATGAGCGGCCCGGGGTTCAGGGGGTGGTCTCGTGGCCGGGCTGTCCGGGTGTGCGCCGCTGCTGCTTCAGCTCGGCCTCGTAGAGGTGCCGGACTCCCCCGGCCAGCTCGTTGCGCGCCTGGCGTTCCAGCTCCTGGAAGGTCGCGTAGTAGCCGTCGTCGTACTCCTCGACGATCTGGAAGGTCCAGCGGCCCTGGATGACGTTGCGGCCGATCAGCTCGCGCTCGATCCGGTCGGCCCACTTGTCGTGGCCGGCCTGCCGCAGCAGCCGTACGGCGTTGTCCAGCTCGAAGTCCGCCGTCCCGGTGAGCTGGTGGAAGGCGTACAGATGGCCTCTGACCCGGTGGATGGTCTCCAGCGCCTTGCTGAGCCTGCCCAGCGCGTCGACGGTCACGTCGTCCAGCCCTTCGGGGCGGCGGTGATCGGGGTCGGGCAGGGCGGCGGGTTCCTCACGTTCGGTCATGTCCCCACCGCTACCCCACCCGAGGGCACCTCTACCGGCGCGGACACCGCCGGGGACGATCATCCGGCGGGGCTGCCCGAGACGGACGGTTCGGCGGACGAGCGGATCGTGGCCAGCGCGCGGTTGAGGTCCCGCGACGACAGCACGAGCTTGTACATGATGGCGGCCTCGAAGAACAGCAGCAGGGTGGCCGCGCCGATCGTGACCGGGATGACCGCGCCGGTCAGCGGGCCGATGATGAACACGGCCATCTGGAACTCGATGCCGCTGACCAGGTGCGTGCGGATCCGGTGCGCACGCAGCCACTCGCGCAGGCCGGGATACCAGGAGAAGCGGTCGCGGAACTCCTTCTGCAGGTCCACGGCGTCCGTCAGGCGGATCCTGATCTCGTCGGGGTCGGCGTCGAGGTCGTCGTGCGACAGGGACGCCGGCAGCGTGACCGGACCGCCGCCCGCCGACTCCTCGTAGGCCTGTCGCAGCGCCCGGCGCATCTGGCGGCGGACCTTGGCGATCTGCAGGGCGTCGACGTAACGCAGCATGTCGAGGAACACCACGGCGATGCCGAGGGCCAGGAAGACGTCCTGCCCCGTCGCGGCGTACTGCCCCCACATCAGAGCGGCCGTGCAGGCCAGCACGCGGATGCGGTCGAAGACGTAGTCGAGCCAGCCGCCGAGGACCGTCCCCGTGCCCTTGAGCCGCGCGATCTTCCCGTCCATGCAGTCGAGGACGAAGCTCACGTGGTAGAGGACGGCGCCGGCGACCAGCCACGGCCACTCGGCCCGCAGGAAGCACCAGGCCGAGCCCAGACCGAGCACGAAGGCGCCCCAGGTGATCTGGTTCGGGGTGACGGACGTGCGGTTGGCGGTCGTCACCACCAGCCTGCCCGCCAGTGGATCCACCAGGAAAACGGTCCACCAGGCGTCGCGTGCCTTATATGTCCGAGAGCGTACGTCATGCAGTGTGAACGTCATTTGGGGGGCTTTCTCATCTGTGGAAGATTTGCGGGAAAACGTCAGAAGTCGTCATCCAGATCTTCCGTTTCGTCCGAATCGTCATCCTGGTCGAGCGCGTGTGAGTCGTCGCCCAGATGCAGATCATCGGCGTCGAGCAGCGTCGCCATGTGCTGGAGAAGCATCTTAAGCATTTGTATGCCCTTTGCCCGGCGTTTGTTGTACCACTGCTCATCAAAGCACCGCCCGGCGACCCTCGTCGACTTTTTCCACAGGCCGTCGGCGTATGTGGAAGTGACGAGAAAAAGCAAATTCCGGCTTTTTCGGTATATCTACGTTCGCCGTACGGCTCAGGCGACGGCGCGGGCGAGATCCGAGAGCCACCGCTCGTGGTTCGCCCTGAGCATGGGCTCCCGGTAGAAGAGCGGAAGCAGCGGGCCGGCGAGCGACTCTTCCACGGTGATCCTGGTGCCCCCGCCCTGCAGCGGTTCCAGGACGTGCCGGTCCACCGCCCTGTAGCGGCCGAGGAAGGTGCCCGTCCAGGTGAGTTCCCGTGCCGGTTCGACCACGGCGAACCGCGACCGCAGGGGCACGCCGTTCAGCCTCCACCGGAAGGACGCCCCGGGACGCACCTCGCCGAGTTCGGTGATCCGGATGTGGGAGGCCCACGACGGCCATGCCCGCAGGTCGGCCATGACCTCCCAGACGCGGTCCGCGGTGGCATCCACGACCAGGTGGGAGGAGGAGATCAGTTGGGCGCGGGGGTCGAGGCGTCCCCGTGCGGCGTACTCGTCGTGCAGGACGGCAAGGGACGGGCCCGAATAGAGCAGCGACACGGACGTCTCCAATCGAGATATATGCTCTTTATCGAGAGCGATGCTCTCTATTGCGTGCGAGCCTGTCAAGAGCAGTGCTCTCTGAACCGTGACGGAGGGACCGAGCGGGCGTCAGAGGTGTCACCGGCCGGCTCCGGAGGAGGAAATGGCGTCGACGTGGCCGTCGCCGGCCGCTTAGGGTGCGGGCCATGACGGACAGCCCCGGTACGGGCCAGTGCGACTGCGGCGCCGCCGCCGGTCCGCTGGGCGAGTGCGCGGACTACTACTACGCGATCCTGGCCGAGGAACAGGCCGATCCCCGGATGTACCAGTGGCACGCGGTCGTGGTCTGCGCGTATCTCCTGCAGCACCCTTCCCGGGCCCACGAGAAGTACCTCGACGTGCAGTTCCGCATGCTGCGGCTCTATCTGGACCAGGGCCTCGACGCGCTGCTGCGCGTGACGGCGCATCAGGTGGCGCGCAACAAGCACGGGGTGCGGTCGGGCTACGACATGGCGCCTTTCGCGGCGTACGGCCCGATCCCCCAGGGCGGCTCCCCCGGGTCCTTCCGCGCAGGCTTCTCCGGGATGCCGTTCAGGGACGGCAGCTTCGTGTCCGACGGGCACGCGGCGTACGGCGAACGCATACACGCCATCGCCGAAGCGACCGTGGAGTCATGGACGAGCGGCACGGCCTGAAAACACGCGGCGCTCCCACCCGGGGTCGCACGGACCGGGGGTGGAAGCGCCGTGGAGAACGGAGCCTATCCCTGCAGGGCGTCCTGGCCGGCGGACGGGGAGGCCGAGGGCGAGGGCGAAGCGGAGGCCGACGCCGAGCCCGCGGGCAGCGCGCTGCCGCGCTTCCACTGGTTCCAGCTCAGCTGCCAGTAGCTCCAGCCGTTACGCCAGTCGAGCTTGCGCTTGGTGCCGGTGACCTCGATGACGTCACCGCGCTGGCTGATGCCGTAGAACCACTTGGCCCCCGCGGGGGTGGCGCGCACGCAACCGTGGCTCTGGTTCGACTTGCCCAGGAACTGGTAGTCGCCCGCGCTCTGGTGGACGTACTCGCCGCTGTCGGAGATCCGGACCGCCCAGGGGATCTCCAGCTTGTAGTAGAGCGGGTCCTTGGGGTCGGTGACGCCGAGCCAGGACGAGGTCATCGTCTCGACCCGCTTCTTGCCCATCGCGAGGTGCACGCCGGTGGTCGTGAGGTAGACGTCGACGCCGTTGCGCGGCAGGCCGCCGCGGCCCGCGCTGATCGGGATGGTCTTGGCCAGCTTCCCGTCGCGGCGCACCTTCATCACGTGCCGCTTGGTGTCGACCACCGAGATGTTGGCGGTGCCGACGGCGAAGCGGCGCGAGACGTCCTTGGCGGCCTCGTTGCCGGGGATCTGGCTCAGCCGGGCGGTGAACAGGACCTTCTGGTGCGGCTTCCAGTAGGTCTTGGTGCGGTAGACGACCTTGCGGTCGGAGACCCAGCGCCACGCGCCCTCGGTGGGCTTGTCGGCCTGGACCTGCAGCACCGCTTCGGCGGCCGCCCGGTTACGGACCGTACGGTCGAAGGTGACGATGATCGGGAAACCGACGCCGACCCGCTCGACCTTCTCCCCCATGGGGGTGATGTCGGCGATGCCGAGCTTCGGCTTTCCCGCCTTGCGCGCCGTCCTGGACGCGGCGCGCGGGGCGCTCGCCGCCGTCGCTTTGGCCGCGTCCCGGGCCTGAGCGGCCGGAGCCTGAGTGGCGATACCGGCCGCACCAGTGACTGATGCGGCGGGAGTGGGTGTGCCTCCCGCCGAGCAGGCCGTAGCGACGGCGATGGCGGCGACGGAGAGTGTGACGTGGGCCGCCCGCCGGAGGGTGTTCACGGTCTACTCCTCATAGGGTGTTTCACAGCGGTTTGCACTGACTTGGAACGTGTGAAACCGCTGTTTTGTGCGACCCATTCCGTAACGATCATGTAACGCCGGGAGGGGCGATACTGTCGGCGCATGCGTTCCCATCGAGGCAGCCGTGGCTGACCGTCCGTACGGGAGGCCCGCCGCGCCGACCGACAGCACGATCGAGTCCGAGGACTGGGACGGCCGTGACCTGTCGGGGGAGAGCCACCGCAACGTCGCCTTCGTCCGGGTGGACATGACCGAGGCGTCGGGCCGGGGCGCGGAGTTCTTCGAGTGCACCTTCCGCGACGTCCGGTTCAACGTCTCGGAGCACGCCGACTCCGCGTTCGTGAACTGCACGTTCGTCAGGTGCTCGTTCTTCGACGCCGCCTTCACCGGGTGCAAGCTCGTCGGCAGCATGTTCGACGACTGTTCCTACGACCTGCTCAAGGTGGAGGGCGGCGACTGGTCGTTCACCGGCCTGCCGGGGGCCGACCTGCGCCGCGTCTCGTTCGTGGACGTGCGCATGCGGGAGGCCGACCTGACCGGCGCGAGGTGTGCGGGAGCGACGATCCGCGGGACCGACCTGTCCGGCGCCTGGCTGCACCGGGCCGACTTCTCCCGCTGCGACCTGCGCGGCAGCGACCTGTCCTCGCTCGACCCGCGTACGGCCGAGGTCGCGGGCGCGGTCATCGACGTGCCGCAGGCCGTCACGATCGCCACCGCGCTCGGCCTCGACGTCCGATAGCCGCCGTACGCCGGCTGCAGGCGCGTGCGCCGGGGAGCGCCGCGCCGGCCCGCGGCGGCGGGTCGCGGCTACGCCGTGCGTGCCGGGGTGCCGGGGGAGCGCCGTGCGTCGACGCGTGTCGGCGGGCCGCCGTACGATCGGCCGCGTGCTGCTGATGACGCTGGACGCCTATCCCGGCGGCCCCGGGATCCCCGCGGCGGACGACCAGGAGGCGCTGCGGATCGCCGCCGCGACCTTTTCCGGCGCGGATCCCGTCGTGGCGGTGGACGAGGACGACCCCGGCGCGCCCCTCCGGTTCCTGCGCCGGGACGTCACGGGAGCGTTCGTGGCGGTCCAGGCGCGTCCCCCGGTCGCCGAGGCGCTCGGGCTGCTGCCGCACCCCGAGGGCGGGTGGTACCGCGAGACGTGGCGGGCGGCGGCCACCGTCGAACCTCCCGGGTACGGCGGCGCGCGGGCGACCGCGACGGGCATCTACTTCCTGCTGGAGCCGGGTGAGGAGTCCGCCTGGCACGCCGTGCGGTCGGACGAGGTGTGGCTGTGGCACCGGGGCGGGCCGCTGACGCTCGTCCTCGGTGGCGCGGGCGAGCGGCCCGGGGACGAGCGGGTCGTCGTCCTGGGCCCGGACGTGGAGAACGGGCAGGTTCCGCAGGCGGTGGTGCCCGCCGGCACCTGGCAGGCCGCCCGTCCGGCGGGGACCGAGGGCGTGCTGGTGAGCTGTGTCGTGTCCCCCGGCTTCGACTTCGCCGACTTCACCGCGCTGTAGGCCGGCCGTCCCGTCGCTCAGAAGGGGACGCCGGGGAGACCGACGCGGTCGGGGACCTGGCGGGGCAGCCCGCGCAGCCAGCCATCGAGGTCCGAGGGCCACCAGCGGCCCGCGGACAGCGTGCGCAGCGTCTCCTTGACCGCGCCGGCCGAGGCGGGGCTCGGCACCACCCGGGCCGGGGCGGCCCCGGCGAGCACGCCGAGCCACCAGTGCCGCCGCGTCGGCGTCAGGCCGTCGGGGTCGAGGACGACGTAGTAATCGGGAAGCACCAGCCGTTCGGCGCGCAGCGCGCCGAGCGTCGTCTCGATGGCGACCTCCAGGCCGCCCACGGGGGTCGTGCCGTCGAAGAAGCCGGTCCACGCGTCGCCGACCTCGGCCAGCGGATCGGCGTCGTGGAGCACGTACGTGGCGGTCGCACGGGTCACCACGTCGGTCATCTCGGCGGGCGTCCGCTGCCCCCGGGGGATCGCCCGCACG comes from the Microbispora sp. ZYX-F-249 genome and includes:
- a CDS encoding NAD(P)-dependent oxidoreductase — translated: MTHNAEKSPLSLLGLGAMGGALARAWLAAGHPLTVWNRTPERAEALEGARAAATAAEAVAASDLVVVCLLDHASVGEALADADLSGKDLVDLTTGTPEEARSRARWAEERGARFLDGGVMAVPPMVGVPGSGAYVFYSGSRAVFEAHAGTLAVPAATVYTGEDPGLAALHDVALLSAMTGMFAGVAHAFALVREEIPPKGFADLVVGWLKAMAPYAYGVADHLDSGDYTKNVTSNLAMMVRGNATLLRTAEEQKVSPELLTPFMTLMERRLADGHAGEGTTGVIDLLRVP
- a CDS encoding pentapeptide repeat-containing protein; the encoded protein is MADRPYGRPAAPTDSTIESEDWDGRDLSGESHRNVAFVRVDMTEASGRGAEFFECTFRDVRFNVSEHADSAFVNCTFVRCSFFDAAFTGCKLVGSMFDDCSYDLLKVEGGDWSFTGLPGADLRRVSFVDVRMREADLTGARCAGATIRGTDLSGAWLHRADFSRCDLRGSDLSSLDPRTAEVAGAVIDVPQAVTIATALGLDVR
- a CDS encoding SRPBCC domain-containing protein produces the protein MSLLYSGPSLAVLHDEYAARGRLDPRAQLISSSHLVVDATADRVWEVMADLRAWPSWASHIRITELGEVRPGASFRWRLNGVPLRSRFAVVEPARELTWTGTFLGRYRAVDRHVLEPLQGGGTRITVEESLAGPLLPLFYREPMLRANHERWLSDLARAVA
- a CDS encoding DUF5946 family protein codes for the protein MTDSPGTGQCDCGAAAGPLGECADYYYAILAEEQADPRMYQWHAVVVCAYLLQHPSRAHEKYLDVQFRMLRLYLDQGLDALLRVTAHQVARNKHGVRSGYDMAPFAAYGPIPQGGSPGSFRAGFSGMPFRDGSFVSDGHAAYGERIHAIAEATVESWTSGTA
- a CDS encoding winged helix-turn-helix transcriptional regulator, whose amino-acid sequence is MRTARRPGASGCGIDAAMEVIGGKWKSSILWALNERACRFGELRRMLPGVTEKVLASHLREMETDGIVHREVYDEVPPRVEYSLTPLGVTLNEALAPLGEWGREHLLGGRADHHVDATGDRVSG
- a CDS encoding cupin domain-containing protein, whose amino-acid sequence is MRRRVSAGRRTIGRVLLMTLDAYPGGPGIPAADDQEALRIAAATFSGADPVVAVDEDDPGAPLRFLRRDVTGAFVAVQARPPVAEALGLLPHPEGGWYRETWRAAATVEPPGYGGARATATGIYFLLEPGEESAWHAVRSDEVWLWHRGGPLTLVLGGAGERPGDERVVVLGPDVENGQVPQAVVPAGTWQAARPAGTEGVLVSCVVSPGFDFADFTAL
- a CDS encoding L,D-transpeptidase, with the translated sequence MNTLRRAAHVTLSVAAIAVATACSAGGTPTPAASVTGAAGIATQAPAAQARDAAKATAASAPRAASRTARKAGKPKLGIADITPMGEKVERVGVGFPIIVTFDRTVRNRAAAEAVLQVQADKPTEGAWRWVSDRKVVYRTKTYWKPHQKVLFTARLSQIPGNEAAKDVSRRFAVGTANISVVDTKRHVMKVRRDGKLAKTIPISAGRGGLPRNGVDVYLTTTGVHLAMGKKRVETMTSSWLGVTDPKDPLYYKLEIPWAVRISDSGEYVHQSAGDYQFLGKSNQSHGCVRATPAGAKWFYGISQRGDVIEVTGTKRKLDWRNGWSYWQLSWNQWKRGSALPAGSASASASPSPSASPSAGQDALQG
- a CDS encoding CDP-alcohol phosphatidyltransferase family protein, giving the protein MDPLAGRLVVTTANRTSVTPNQITWGAFVLGLGSAWCFLRAEWPWLVAGAVLYHVSFVLDCMDGKIARLKGTGTVLGGWLDYVFDRIRVLACTAALMWGQYAATGQDVFLALGIAVVFLDMLRYVDALQIAKVRRQMRRALRQAYEESAGGGPVTLPASLSHDDLDADPDEIRIRLTDAVDLQKEFRDRFSWYPGLREWLRAHRIRTHLVSGIEFQMAVFIIGPLTGAVIPVTIGAATLLLFFEAAIMYKLVLSSRDLNRALATIRSSAEPSVSGSPAG